Part of the Flavobacterium sp. MDT1-60 genome, TAACTTTACAATCTTGTTTAAATTTCTAAAAAAGATGGTCATATCCGTTTCAGATAATTCTAGAACTGCTTCTAAACCTGTAATTATTTTACTATCAGTATCAGTTAAAGTAAATAAACCTAACTTGCTTAAAAACATTACTTTATAATCAGATTTAAAATCATTTATAAACGATTCTAAAATCTTTTCTAGTGGTTCTGCTTCATTAACCAACGGGTAGAGCGCGTTTGCTAATTGATACAAATTCCATTGTGCAATCTGAGGTTGATTTCCAAATCTATATCGCCTGTTTTGTGAATCTGTAGTGTTAGGCGTCCAATTCGGATCGTAGTTTTCTAACCAACCGTATGGACCGTAATCAATTGTAATTCCGTGAATCGACATATTATCTGTGTTCATAACGCCATGCACGAAACCAACACGTTGCCAATGAACAATCATTTCTCTGGTAGTATCTGCGACGGTTTTAAAGAACTGTATGTATTGTTCTTTTGGTTCGCCTTTAATTTCAGGAAAATAATGTTTAATCGTAAACTCAACAAACTCTTTTAGATTTTTTAGTTCGTTTCGTGCCGTAAGCATTTCAAAACTTCCAAAACGAATAAATGATGGTGCAACGCGACAAACAATAGCACCTTTTTCGTAAGCTGGATTTCCATTATATAAAACATCCCTTAACACCTGATCTCCTGATAACATTAAGGAAAGTGATCGGGTAGTGGGAACCCCTAAATAATGCATGGCTTCAGCACATAGATACTCACGTATTGAAGAGCGCAAAACAGCCAAACCATCGGCTGTTCTTGAATAGGGTGTTTTTCCTGCACCTTTTAATTGCAAAGTAAAAAACTCGTTATTGTGTTCTATTTCAGTCAAGTTAATAGCTCGACCATCACCTAATTGTCCTGCCCAATTTCCGAATTGATGTCCTGCATAGCACATAGCATAAGGGCGAGTCTCAGGCAAAATTTCTTTTCCTGAAAAAGCATTCAAGAATGATTCTGACTGAATTTCTTCCTTTGTTATTCCAACCAACCCGGCTACTTCTTCAGAAGCATGAATTAACGTTGGATTTGAAGGCTTTGTTGGACTTACATAGGAAAACAGCGTGTTTTTAACCTGACGAATTTCATTGGTTTCATTAGGATCTGCAGGCAATTCAGCCGTAAATCTATTATTTATTTTTAAATTTTTCATTTGAATTTTTTATTTCTTTTGCCACTGATTACTCAGAATAAAACATACTATATCTAAAAGATAGCCACGAATTCACGAATGATTGCGCATAA contains:
- a CDS encoding YdiU family protein, with translation MKNLKINNRFTAELPADPNETNEIRQVKNTLFSYVSPTKPSNPTLIHASEEVAGLVGITKEEIQSESFLNAFSGKEILPETRPYAMCYAGHQFGNWAGQLGDGRAINLTEIEHNNEFFTLQLKGAGKTPYSRTADGLAVLRSSIREYLCAEAMHYLGVPTTRSLSLMLSGDQVLRDVLYNGNPAYEKGAIVCRVAPSFIRFGSFEMLTARNELKNLKEFVEFTIKHYFPEIKGEPKEQYIQFFKTVADTTREMIVHWQRVGFVHGVMNTDNMSIHGITIDYGPYGWLENYDPNWTPNTTDSQNRRYRFGNQPQIAQWNLYQLANALYPLVNEAEPLEKILESFINDFKSDYKVMFLSKLGLFTLTDTDSKIITGLEAVLELSETDMTIFFRNLNKIVKLDSVENAIEKIQVSFYLPEEIKGDILDSWKKWFTVYLQRLNQEELSDEDRIEKMNQINPKYVLRNYMAQLAIDDADKGDYAAINELYLLLQKPYDEQPEHQKWFAKRPDWARSKVGCSMLSCSS